From Halotia branconii CENA392, the proteins below share one genomic window:
- a CDS encoding Uma2 family endonuclease: MVQSLPITITVDQFLDWYPVNSTQLRYELHNGFIKQMPSPTGDHELLIAFLIKQILLECARLVKPYDIPKIGFVQSNESESAFLPDVLLLNRLNLVNEPLWRNKSTVRQPLSIPLVIEVVSTNWRDDYFTKLGQYEAIGIPEYWIVDYAALGGRKFIGNPKQPTISIYSLIEGEYQVKQFRNSNRIESLTFPDLELTAEQIFQSANPVT, from the coding sequence ATGGTTCAATCGCTACCAATTACAATTACTGTTGACCAGTTTCTAGACTGGTATCCTGTTAATTCAACACAGTTACGTTACGAATTACATAATGGATTTATTAAGCAAATGCCATCACCAACAGGTGATCATGAATTACTTATCGCATTTTTGATCAAGCAAATTTTGCTAGAGTGCGCCCGTCTTGTAAAACCCTATGACATTCCGAAAATAGGGTTTGTTCAGTCAAATGAAAGTGAATCTGCTTTCTTGCCTGATGTACTGTTGTTGAATCGCCTTAACTTAGTTAATGAGCCTTTATGGAGAAATAAATCAACAGTTAGGCAACCATTATCAATCCCATTAGTTATAGAAGTTGTCAGCACGAATTGGCGTGATGATTACTTCACCAAGCTTGGTCAATATGAAGCTATTGGCATCCCTGAATACTGGATTGTAGATTATGCGGCTTTGGGTGGTAGAAAATTCATTGGTAATCCTAAACAACCAACTATCTCAATTTACTCGTTAATTGAAGGGGAATACCAAGTTAAGCAATTCCGAAATAGCAATCGCATCGAATCGCTAACTTTTCCCGACTTGGAGCTAACTGCTGAACAGATTTTTCAATCTGCCAATCCAGTGACATAA
- a CDS encoding PhoH family protein: MAEALTIPLPNIPSAIALVGDREENLKLLSQQTGASLVLRGQELRISGTDQEIKLASRLVRSLEEIWIKGNNISSADILTARQALDTHREEELQELQRDVLAKTRRGEEIRAKTFRQRQYINAIRKRDMTFCIGPAGTGKTYLAVVVAVQALLSNQVEKLILTRPAVEAGEKLGFLPGDLQQKVNPYLRPLYDAIYEFIDPEKVPNLMERGVIEVAPLAYMRGRTLNHAFVIVDEAQNTTPAQMKMVLTRLGFRSRMVVTGDTTQTDLPLNQQSGLTAALQILKDVDGIAFCEFSKKDVVRNPLVQRIVAAYEQYEK, encoded by the coding sequence ATGGCAGAAGCCTTAACAATTCCGCTGCCTAATATTCCTAGTGCGATCGCTCTAGTAGGTGATAGGGAAGAAAATCTCAAACTTTTATCCCAACAAACAGGAGCCAGCTTAGTGCTGCGCGGTCAAGAACTCCGCATTTCTGGTACAGACCAAGAAATTAAATTGGCTTCTCGATTAGTGCGATCGCTTGAAGAAATTTGGATTAAAGGCAATAACATCTCTAGTGCCGACATTTTAACAGCCCGTCAAGCTCTAGATACCCATCGAGAAGAAGAACTGCAAGAATTGCAGCGAGATGTCCTTGCCAAAACTCGTCGAGGCGAAGAAATCCGCGCTAAAACTTTTCGACAAAGACAATACATCAATGCCATACGTAAGCGTGACATGACTTTTTGTATTGGGCCAGCTGGTACTGGTAAAACATACCTCGCTGTTGTTGTCGCCGTACAAGCATTGTTGTCTAACCAAGTTGAAAAGTTGATTTTAACTCGTCCTGCCGTAGAAGCTGGTGAAAAACTTGGCTTTTTACCTGGAGACTTGCAGCAAAAAGTTAATCCCTATCTACGTCCGCTTTACGATGCTATTTATGAATTTATTGATCCCGAAAAAGTCCCTAATTTGATGGAACGCGGTGTCATTGAAGTTGCCCCACTAGCTTATATGCGAGGACGTACCCTCAATCATGCTTTTGTGATCGTAGATGAAGCCCAAAATACTACACCTGCTCAAATGAAAATGGTTTTAACTCGTTTGGGTTTTCGTTCCCGGATGGTGGTTACAGGTGATACAACCCAAACTGATTTGCCATTAAATCAGCAATCCGGTTTAACAGCAGCATTACAAATTTTAAAAGACGTTGATGGTATTGCCTTTTGTGAATTTTCTAAAAAAGACGTTGTACGTAATCCTTTAGTTCAACGTATTGTTGCTGCATACGAACAATACGAAAAATAA
- a CDS encoding KH domain-containing protein codes for MFLNRSVPQPHLNIETKSPTATPNYIGLVSFLMQPFLESPETLSVDCEISHTLKRAWIRIAFDSTDKGKVFGRGGRNIQAIRTVIAAAAEVAGQSVYLDIYGSNSQSREGTSFDEDQEEQLPPPKTIERRGNDSPKPIVKPRFR; via the coding sequence ATGTTTTTGAACAGGTCAGTGCCACAGCCTCATCTTAATATCGAAACAAAATCTCCAACTGCTACCCCCAACTACATTGGACTGGTTAGCTTTTTAATGCAACCGTTTTTAGAATCTCCAGAAACTTTAAGCGTTGATTGTGAAATCTCTCACACCCTGAAACGGGCTTGGATTCGTATTGCCTTTGACAGCACAGACAAAGGAAAAGTGTTTGGTCGAGGGGGACGTAATATTCAGGCGATTCGTACAGTAATTGCCGCAGCGGCTGAAGTTGCTGGTCAATCAGTATACCTGGATATCTATGGCAGCAATTCTCAGAGCCGGGAGGGTACATCTTTTGATGAAGACCAAGAAGAGCAATTACCACCGCCCAAAACGATAGAACGACGCGGTAACGATAGTCCTAAACCCATTGTTAAACCCCGTTTTCGTTAG
- the rpsP gene encoding 30S ribosomal protein S16, with the protein MIKLRLKRYGKKREPSYRIIAINSLARRDGRPLEELGFYNPRTDEVRLDIPGIVKRLQQGAQPTDTVRRILVKANVFEQVSATASS; encoded by the coding sequence ATGATCAAACTGCGCTTAAAGCGATACGGTAAAAAACGGGAACCAAGTTACCGCATTATTGCCATCAACAGCCTCGCTCGCCGCGATGGTCGTCCCCTAGAAGAACTAGGATTCTATAACCCTAGAACCGATGAAGTGCGATTAGACATTCCCGGCATCGTCAAGCGACTACAACAAGGTGCTCAACCTACTGATACCGTTCGTCGCATTCTAGTAAAAGCCAATGTTTTTGAACAGGTCAGTGCCACAGCCTCATCTTAA
- a CDS encoding inositol monophosphatase family protein, whose product MTQLQIFLDIATEAALAAGAVLQGYLGKLEDAITEKGRPGDLVTAADKASEAIILEILHRHFPQHSILAEESGQLGNQDNEYLWAIDPLDGTTNYAHQYPAFAVSIGLLINGVPQVGVIYDPFHHELFRAGAGLGATRDRRPIKVSETAQLSKSLLVSGFAYDRRDTSDNNYAEFCHLTHLTQGVRRSGSASLDLAYVACGRVDGYWERGLSPWDIAAGIILLQEAGGQVSAYDGTPLKIESGRLLATNGYLHNSLSQELMQVPPLSAWK is encoded by the coding sequence ATGACTCAACTACAAATTTTTCTAGATATTGCCACGGAAGCAGCCTTAGCTGCGGGTGCAGTGTTGCAAGGTTATTTGGGTAAATTAGAAGATGCGATTACCGAAAAAGGTCGCCCTGGTGATTTAGTGACTGCTGCGGATAAAGCCTCAGAAGCGATAATTTTAGAAATTTTACATCGCCATTTTCCCCAGCATTCCATCCTTGCTGAAGAATCAGGTCAACTAGGAAACCAAGATAATGAATATCTCTGGGCAATTGATCCTCTAGATGGGACAACCAACTACGCTCACCAATATCCAGCTTTTGCAGTTTCTATTGGGTTATTAATTAACGGTGTTCCACAAGTCGGTGTAATTTATGACCCTTTTCATCATGAATTATTCCGGGCTGGGGCTGGCTTAGGAGCAACACGCGATCGCCGTCCCATCAAAGTTTCAGAAACTGCCCAATTGAGTAAAAGTCTTTTGGTGTCAGGATTTGCCTACGATCGCCGCGATACATCTGACAATAATTATGCAGAATTTTGTCACCTTACCCATCTTACCCAAGGAGTCAGACGTAGCGGTTCGGCATCATTAGATTTAGCTTATGTTGCTTGTGGCCGTGTTGATGGATATTGGGAACGAGGACTTTCACCTTGGGATATTGCTGCTGGAATAATTTTGTTACAAGAAGCTGGCGGTCAAGTCAGCGCCTACGACGGCACTCCCTTAAAAATTGAATCAGGTAGACTTCTCGCTACTAATGGTTATCTCCACAACAGCCTCAGCCAAGAACTAATGCAAGTTCCACCCCTATCAGCTTGGAAATGA
- a CDS encoding thermonuclease family protein, with protein MGKVAILACLLLLMSCQAKSQLQNNQAQVKVARVVSGQSLEVLGMAEQPNLISQVRLIGVDAPDLRQRPWGYGAKEALEQLIGDLEKPVTLEFDIEAKDKIGRTLAYVWRDQQLLNEQILKQGYGLFVGRSPNHKYDQRLERAQQWARLMGKGIWNPEKPMRLTPVEFRRLNR; from the coding sequence ATGGGAAAAGTTGCCATTTTAGCTTGTCTGTTACTACTAATGAGTTGTCAAGCCAAAAGTCAGCTTCAAAACAATCAGGCTCAGGTGAAGGTAGCGCGGGTGGTAAGTGGCCAAAGTTTAGAAGTTTTGGGTATGGCTGAACAACCAAATCTTATATCCCAGGTACGGTTAATTGGTGTTGATGCACCCGATTTGCGACAGCGCCCTTGGGGATATGGGGCAAAGGAAGCCTTAGAACAGCTGATTGGCGATCTCGAAAAACCTGTAACGTTGGAGTTTGACATCGAAGCCAAAGACAAAATTGGCCGAACTTTGGCTTACGTGTGGAGAGATCAACAATTATTGAATGAACAAATACTTAAACAAGGGTATGGGTTGTTTGTGGGGCGATCGCCTAATCACAAATATGATCAACGTTTAGAACGCGCTCAACAATGGGCTAGACTCATGGGGAAAGGAATTTGGAACCCAGAAAAACCTATGCGTTTAACTCCAGTAGAATTTCGCCGCCTAAATCGTTAA
- a CDS encoding 2Fe-2S iron-sulfur cluster-binding protein, producing the protein MSRIYTIKVRDRATGKEYTLQVPEDRYILHTAERQGVELPFSCRNGACTACAVRVLSGDIYQPEAIGLSPELRRQGYALLCVSYARSDLEVETQDEDEVYELQFGRYFARGRVKAGLPLDED; encoded by the coding sequence ATGTCCAGAATATATACGATTAAAGTTCGCGATCGCGCCACTGGCAAAGAATACACCCTACAAGTACCAGAAGACCGCTATATCCTGCATACTGCCGAAAGACAAGGTGTGGAATTGCCTTTTTCTTGCCGCAATGGAGCTTGTACTGCTTGTGCTGTAAGGGTACTGTCAGGAGATATTTACCAACCAGAAGCGATCGGATTGTCGCCGGAGTTGCGTCGGCAAGGTTATGCTTTGTTGTGTGTAAGTTACGCCCGTTCCGACTTGGAAGTAGAGACACAAGATGAAGATGAAGTTTACGAACTCCAATTTGGACGCTATTTTGCTAGGGGGAGAGTTAAGGCGGGTTTACCGTTAGATGAAGATTAA
- the hetR gene encoding heterocyst differentiation master regulator HetR translates to MSNDIDLIKQLSPSAMDQIMLYLAFSAMRTSGHRHGAFLDAAATAAKCAIYMTYLEQGQNLRMTGHLHHLEPKRVKIIVEEVRQALTEGKLLKMLGSQEPRYLIQLPYVWMEKHPWQPGRSRVPGTSLTGEEKKQIEQKLPSNLPDAQLVSSFEFLELIEFLHKRSQEVLPPEHQMPLSEALAEHIKRRLLYSGTVTRIDSPWGMPFYALTRPFYAPADDQERTYIMVEDTARYFRMMKDWAEKRANTMRGVEELDIPPEKWDRAMEELDEIIRAWADRYHQSGGIPMILQMVFGRKED, encoded by the coding sequence ATGAGTAACGACATAGATCTGATCAAACAACTTAGCCCCAGTGCGATGGATCAGATTATGCTTTATCTGGCTTTTAGTGCCATGCGGACAAGTGGGCATAGGCATGGAGCATTCTTAGATGCAGCCGCAACGGCAGCTAAGTGTGCAATTTATATGACTTATCTAGAGCAGGGGCAAAACCTGCGGATGACTGGGCATTTGCACCACCTAGAACCAAAACGAGTCAAAATTATCGTTGAGGAAGTCAGACAAGCCCTGACAGAAGGCAAATTATTAAAGATGCTAGGTTCACAAGAACCTCGCTATCTCATTCAACTGCCTTATGTTTGGATGGAAAAACATCCTTGGCAACCGGGGCGATCGCGTGTTCCTGGGACAAGTTTGACTGGTGAAGAAAAAAAACAAATTGAGCAAAAACTACCCAGTAATTTACCTGACGCTCAGTTAGTTAGTTCCTTTGAATTTTTAGAATTAATTGAATTTCTGCACAAGCGATCGCAAGAGGTTTTACCACCTGAGCATCAAATGCCCTTGAGTGAAGCTTTAGCAGAACATATCAAACGCCGTCTTCTATACTCAGGTACAGTAACGCGAATTGACTCTCCTTGGGGAATGCCTTTTTACGCTCTGACTCGTCCTTTTTATGCTCCAGCAGACGATCAAGAACGTACATACATTATGGTCGAAGATACGGCTCGGTATTTCCGGATGATGAAAGACTGGGCAGAAAAACGCGCAAATACCATGCGAGGCGTAGAAGAGTTAGATATTCCGCCAGAAAAATGGGATAGGGCTATGGAAGAATTGGATGAAATCATCCGCGCTTGGGCAGATAGATATCACCAAAGCGGCGGCATTCCCATGATTTTACAGATGGTTTTTGGTAGAAAAGAAGACTAA